DNA from Streptomyces rishiriensis:
CTCGCTCACGTACACGTCAAGGAACAGGCCCCACCCCTCTTGCCGGGGCCGACAGACCATCTAGGGCTCCTCTTCGCCCGTCGCGCGGTGTGCAGGCGATGGTCGGCGAGGGTGGGATGATCCTTCCAGTCCGGTACGCCTGGCATTGCCACGTGCACGGAAATGCCGGTGACCGACGAGGAAGACGAAGGATCGATGACGCTGAAGGTGGGCCAACGGGTGCGGCTGGCGGCGGACCTCCGGTTGGCCGGGTCGGTGACCCCGGCCGAGGAGCCCCCGGAGCAGACGGGTGCCTTCGCCGCCTCTGTGGCTCTGGCAGCAGGCATCGAGGGCACTGTCGAGCGTGTGGACGAGCATCACCGGCAGCAGAGCCACGAGGTCCGTGAGTACCTGCGCCTCAAGTCGCTCCTCGACGACTTCGGCCACCAGATGCCGCCGGAGAGCAGAAAGCAACTGGAGGAGCAGGTGGGGGCCTTGGCAGAGCAGTGGGCCGCCTTCCAGCGACGGATGCTTCGCGTCACGGTCCGCGTCAGGCTCGACAACGGATTCGTCCTTGACGAAGCCCCGGAGGAGGCTTTCGTCTCTGCCTGACCAGTCGTCGCAGCGCTCGCCGCTCGCACTGCTGGGCGTCTGGGCGTCGCCGCAGCGAAGGCCAGCCTGCCGGCGTGTGCTGGTGACCGCGTTGGAGCGGCGTTCGTGGGCAGCGTCCACAATTTCGGTAGAACGCCTCGACGCCGTTCGCGCCCACGGGTAGCAGGCCGATGTCGTCGACGAGATGCTGCGATAGACGACCGGTTTGCTTCTCAGGTAGTCGAATGGTCGTATACTGCACCCCATGGGACGGACGAGCGATGCCAGGAGCAAGATTCTCCATGCCGCGCAGTCCCTCATGGAACTGCGGGGATACTCGGCGCTGGGCGTGGCGGAGATCTGCAAGACGGCCGGTGTACCCAAGGGCAGCTTCTACTACTTCTTCGAGTCCAAGGAGGCCCTGGCGCTGACCGTGCTCGATGAGCAGTGGGCGGCTCAGCGACGCGACTGGGAGCGTGCTCTGCGGGGCGACCAGGAGCCCATGCTGCGGCTCCGGCAGCTCTTCGAGGACACCGCGGCCGCTCAGCGCGCCGGCCAGGCGACCTGCGGAACCGTGTCCGGGTGCATGTTCGGCAACCTCACGCTGGAGCTGAGCAATCAGACGGAGCCCATCCGTCAGCGCCTGCAGGAGATCTTCGACGCCCAGGTCGGCATGGTCGAAGACGTGATCTCGGCCGCCGTGGAGCGTGGTGACGTGACGGTCACCGACGTGCGTGACGCCGCCCGTTCCGTCGTCGCGCAGTTGGAGGGGCAGGTGCTGTTCGCGAAGCTCTACAACGACACCGCCCCGCTCGATGCCCTTTGGCCGAACTGCCTCGCTCTCCTGGGAGCGCGCGCCCCCGAATCGGGCGTGGCCGCTGTCTGACCGGGCCGCACCGCGTCGCCTGCGAAGTGCGGGTGTAGGACATGCGCCGGCTCACGGGCCTTGACGCTCACCCCTCGGCCTTCTCGGAGGTCGAGGGGTGAGTCCTTCGGGAGGCCGGCCCATGACGGCGTCATGCGAGCTTGACGCCCTCGATGCCGATGGTGACGGGTTCGATGTCGCGCCCCCTGAAGGTGGTCCAGCGCCTACGGGCGCGAGTACATGATCCCACCCGGTCGGCGACTGCCGCGTGCCCCTTCGCCGTCCCCCCCGGCATGCCCGGGCGGCCCGACCGTCCCCTGACTCAGTGATCCTGCGCCAGGTCAGGAGGACCGGGTCGGGGCCGGTCGCCGCTCACGGACATCGCCGCAGTACAGGCGTCACCGCAGCCGCCAGTGCCGACAGCGCCGTACGTGTCGGGCCGGCGCGGGCGACGCGACGCACCTCACAGTCCCCGAGCCGGAATCAGACAGATCTGTCTAGTGTTGAGGGAGGCACTGCCGTCCAGTCCTGGAGAGTGCCTCATGAGG
Protein-coding regions in this window:
- a CDS encoding TetR/AcrR family transcriptional regulator, which codes for MGRTSDARSKILHAAQSLMELRGYSALGVAEICKTAGVPKGSFYYFFESKEALALTVLDEQWAAQRRDWERALRGDQEPMLRLRQLFEDTAAAQRAGQATCGTVSGCMFGNLTLELSNQTEPIRQRLQEIFDAQVGMVEDVISAAVERGDVTVTDVRDAARSVVAQLEGQVLFAKLYNDTAPLDALWPNCLALLGARAPESGVAAV